The Gordonia mangrovi genome includes the window CCAGCGTGTCGGCCGAGACACCTTCGGGTAGTTGCTTGCTCACGATTGCCGCCAGGGCAGGTTCTGCGCGCGCCAGCCGGCGCCACCGCGATGGTCGTCGGCGTCGAGCCCACCCTCGAAGCCGTCGAGCATGTTGTATGCCTTCGCGACCCCGTCCGCGGTCGCGGCCTCCGCGGCCCCGATGGACCGATGTCCGGAACGGCAGATGAAGATCACCTCGTCGTCGTCGGCTATCCCGGCGTCGCGCAACTCGGCGA containing:
- a CDS encoding rhodanese-like domain-containing protein, whose protein sequence is MSYAGDLTPLEAWEKLENDPKTVLVDCRTQAEWAFVGVPDLEVIGKKAVFIEWNRFPDGRHNDAFVAELRDAGIADDDEVIFICRSGHRSIGAAEAATADGVAKAYNMLDGFEGGLDADDHRGGAGWRAQNLPWRQS